The Pan troglodytes isolate AG18354 chromosome 17, NHGRI_mPanTro3-v2.0_pri, whole genome shotgun sequence genome includes a region encoding these proteins:
- the LOC134808641 gene encoding uncharacterized protein LOC134808641 — translation MCSQFLPSGGFLVSLASGVKLQPFTLDIKVLQVPTRLRSPAGFTQWIRHRGRRWSCLPVPRPAPALLSPWAVDGTRRRGEGGGARRVGSGAQEPTARRGRDSAPHCLGPAGWRSAQSAGPGKPTPIRNSSWPASAARSPCSRPRLSLHTSRQAEGAGSGLNQPREGPPQRSGGLKGSLSMARADAEAEEAPRASEGCEDCQQAVTSQWGKDVIMNCKQIPPRADLGKISRKT, via the exons ATGTGTTcacagtttcttccttctggtgggttcctggtctcactggcttcaggagtgaagctgcagccCTTCACC ctagacataaaggttctccaagtccccactagactcaggagcccagctggcttcacccagtggatccggCACCgaggccgcaggtggagctgcttgCCGGTCCCGCGCCctgcgcctgcactcctcagcccttgggcggttgaTGGGACCCGGCGCCGCGGAgaagggggcggcgctcgtcgggTAGGCTCCGGCGCGCAGGAGCCCACGGCGAGGCGGGGGAGGGACTCAG cccctcactgcctggggccggcGGGCTGGCGGTCCGCTCAGAGTGCGGGGCCCGGCAAGCCCACGCCCATCCGGAACtctagctggcccgcaagcgccgcgcgcagcccgtgttcccgcccgcgcctctccctccacacctcccggcaagctgagggagctggctccggcctcaaccagcccagagaggggcccccacagcgcagtggcgggctgaagggctccctGAGCATGGCCAGAGCGGatgccgaggccgaggaggcgccaagagcgagcgagggctgcgaggACTGCCAGcaagctgtcacctctcaatgggGAAAAG